One genomic segment of Streptomyces sp. NBC_00239 includes these proteins:
- a CDS encoding response regulator transcription factor: MRYHGESGAERIPVRLTAQDPISQAGLAGQLRNCPELQLLGDEEDYEGKGRPLVAVVSADRVGDTELQTLRRYQRTGDIRIVLVATEIDDGGLVAAVECGVVGVVRRAEASAARLVQVISAAARGEGSVPADLLGRLLDQVGRLQRQVLDPRGLAFTGLAPREVDVLRLVAEGSDTAEIARTLSFSERTVKNILHDVTTRLQLRNRSHAVAYAMRQGFI, from the coding sequence ATGCGTTACCACGGTGAGAGCGGTGCGGAGCGGATTCCGGTGCGGCTGACCGCCCAGGACCCGATCTCGCAGGCGGGGCTGGCGGGGCAGCTGCGGAACTGCCCGGAACTCCAACTGCTGGGCGACGAGGAGGACTACGAGGGCAAGGGGCGGCCGCTGGTCGCGGTGGTGTCAGCAGACCGGGTCGGCGACACGGAACTCCAGACGTTGCGGAGGTACCAGCGGACCGGTGACATCCGGATCGTGCTGGTCGCCACCGAGATCGACGACGGCGGGCTGGTGGCGGCCGTCGAATGCGGGGTGGTGGGCGTGGTGCGGCGGGCCGAGGCGTCCGCTGCGCGGCTCGTGCAGGTCATCTCCGCGGCGGCGCGCGGCGAGGGCAGCGTGCCGGCGGACCTGCTGGGGCGGCTGCTGGACCAGGTGGGGCGCTTGCAGCGGCAGGTGCTGGATCCGCGGGGGCTGGCCTTCACGGGGCTCGCGCCGCGGGAGGTCGACGTGTTGCGGCTGGTCGCGGAGGGGAGCGACACGGCGGAGATCGCGCGGACGCTGTCGTTTTCCGAGCGCACGGTGAAGAACATCCTTCACGACGTGACGACGCGCTTGCAGCTGCGGAACCGGTCGCACGCCGTGGCTTACGCGATGCGCCAGGGCTTCATCTGA